The sequence below is a genomic window from Elusimicrobiota bacterium.
TGTAATATGTTAATCATCGACGTCGGGGATGCTGTAAAATATGAAAGCCATCCTGAGATTTCAGTACCTGGTGCATGGGATAAGAAAAAAGTTAAAGCTGAACTAAAGAAAATACGTGAGCTCGGGATGATGCCGATACCAAAACTAAACTTTTCTGCGATGCACGACCCGTGGCTGGGGCAGTATTCTTATATGTTGTCTACAGATATTTATTATAAAGTTACCAGGGATTTGATTGACGAGTGTTGTTCACTGTTTGGAAAACCTAAGTATTTCCATCTCGGGATGGATGAAGAGAATATGAGTAACCAGCGGTTTCTCCGGCATGTTCTTATTAGGCAGTACAATCTGTGGTGGAAGGATCTTTATCATCTCCAAAAATGTGTGGAAGATAATAACTCGCGTGCTTGGGTGTGGTCCGATTATCTTTGGGATCATCCAGATTGGTTCCTAAAAAAAATGCCGAAGGATATTCTCCAGAGTAACTGGTATTACCGCAATAAGTTTAGTGATGATATTCTCGGGGTAAAATCGTACCGTACACTTGAGGAGCATGGGTATGACCAGGTGCCGACCGGGAGTAATTATTCATGTCCTGAAAATATGGAGATGACTGCGGAGTATTGCTCAAAGATTATTTCACCTGAAAGGTTGAAAGGGTTTATGCAGACGCCCTGGCATCCAACGCTAAAACATGAAAAAAACCATCTTGAAGCCGCGGCGGTATTGTTGGGGAAAGCTAAAAATATTGTGGAAGGGAAATAAAATATTATGATTTGGTCATATCTGATACACTTGAGTTTCAACATGTGGGTTGACTGGAATAATCCTGACTTCCAGAGGCCGCATATTTCTAAAGAAAATAAGTTTAGGACTGACGAAAAAACGTGGGATGCTACTGTCGAGGCATTAGCGAAAAACGGGTGTAATATGCTGCTTATCGACGTTGGGGACGGGGTTAAGCTTGAGAGCCATCCCGAGATCGCGATTCGCGGTGCATGGAGTATAGATAAGTTCAAGAAAAAAATTGATGCTATCCGCGCGTTGGGTATCACTCCAATACCGAAATTAAACTTTTCAGCAACACACGACGCGTGGATGGGTAAGTATGCGCATATGGTGTCTTCGGATATCTATTACAAAGTAGTATCAGAAATTATTGAAGAAGTGGGTGATATCTTCGGCCAGCCGGAGTACTTCCACCTCGGGATGGATGAAGAAACTCTGGCGCATCAGAAGTATCAGGAGTTTATTGTTATCCGCCAGTTCGGATTATGGTGGAAGGATTTGTATTTTTATATTGACTGCGCAGAACGTACCGGCGCACGGGCATGGGTGTGGTCAGACTATATATGGAAACACCCGGAGATGTTTGTAAATAAAATGCCGAAAAGTGTCCTTCAGAACAACTGGTATTATAGTTTGTATTTCGATGTTAATACTGCACCTGAACCGTATAGGACTTATGTAGCAGCGTATAAAAAGTTGGAGGACGCAGGGTATGAACATGTCGCAGCGGGGAGTAATTATTATAATGATACTAATATGCAGATGACTGTTGAGTATTGCGCTAAGAATTTGAATCAAGGGTTGTTAAAAGGTTTTATGCAGACACCGTGGAGGCCGACTCTGCCGGAAGTTAAGGATAAACTTATCTCCGCAGCGGATCAGCTTGGCGCAGCGAAAAAGTGGTATGAGAGTAATGTGAAGTAGTAATTTTTTTTATGTATATAGATGTTTGACAATAACGGAAGGGTTTACTAAAATACAATCCCAAGATGGAAAACGTAAGAGTAGTTATAATACTCGGCAGTGATTCTGACCTAAAAATAGCGGCGGATGCAACCGCCACGCTTGAACAGTTCGGTATTCCAAACTACATCACTATTGCCTCAGCGCATCGTACACCCGCACGGGTGGTTGAGCTCATACAAAAGTATGAAACTTCAGGGGCTAAGGTGTTTATCGCGATTGCAGGACAGGCAGCGCATTTACCCGGTGTTATTGCTTCTTACACAACCCTACCCGTGATCGGTGTTCCAATAAAAAGCGCGGCTGTTGAAGGGCTTGACGCATTACTTTCTATTGTCCAGATGCCGGCAGGTATCCCTGTTGCCACAGTGGGGATAAACAACGCAAAGAACGCGGCATTACTCGCAGTATCGATTCTTGCGGTGGATGATAAAAAGTTGGCAATAAAACTTGCGGACTACCGCAAAAAAATAGGGAAACAGGTTGAAGAAAAAGCTATAAATCTTGATAAACTGGGTTATGTAAAATATATAAAATCGCAGGTGAAGAAGTGAATACTCAAACCACGTTGGTGATGAAGAAAAAAGAAATTCAGCGTTCCATCCGGAGGTTAGCGAATGAAATTATTGAGAATAATGGTGAATTAAGCACTCTTGTGATTATAGGTATCCGTACTAGGGGTGAGTATATCGGCCGCAGGATCGTTGAAGAAATTAGGAAAATTGAGGAAATTAATGTTCCATTTGGGATTATGGATATAACGTTTTACCGTGATGATGTACTTGGTAAACTAAACAAAATAAGTGAGCATCCAGTAGTTAAGGGTACGGATATTATGTTTGATATCACAAAACGTACTGTTGTGCTGGTAGATGATGTGTTGTATACCGGGCGTAGTGTACGCGCAGCATTGGATTGTTTAACCGATCTTGGACGTCCCAAACGTGTGCAGTTAGCGGTACTAATCGACCGTGGGCATCGGGAGTTGCCAATTCAGGCTGACTTTGTCGGGAAAGTTGTGCAGACAAAAGAACAAAATGAGTATGTGTCTGTTAAACTCGCAGAAGTTGATGGTGTGGATAAAGTAGAACTAATTTCAGGGAAGAAATGATGGTAAGGTTAATAAGTAAAGACCTTCTTGGGCTTGAGTACCTGTCAAAACAGGAGATCGAGCTTATACTCGATACCGCTAAACCGTTTAAAGAAATATTTACGAGGTCCATAAAAAAAGTTCCAACTCTCCGCGGGAAAACTATTGTGCTTTTGTTTTATGAAGCGTCAACACGTACACGCACGTCATTCGAACTTGCAGCGAAACGGTTAAGCGCTGATACCGTAAATATTGCGGTGGCTACTTCCAGTGTTGTAAAAGGTGAATCACTGGTGGATACCGGTAAAACTTTAGAGGCAATGAAAGCTGACTTCGTGGTCATCCGTCACGGGATGTCCGGAGCGCCGCATTTACTCGGGCGGACAATCAAAGCGTCAGTGATCAACGCGGGGGATGGCTGGCATGAACACCCAACCCAGGGGTTGCTCGATATTTTTACAATCCGTGAAAAAATGGGGTCTGTTAAAGGAAAAAAAGTTGTGCTCGTAGGTGATATACTTCACAGCCGTGTTGCACGGTCAAATATATGGGGCCTCACAAAACTTGGTGCACGGATTACCGTCTGCGGGCCGTCAACGTTAATACCGGGATATGTTGAACAAATTAATGGCGTGGAAGTTGAGTATAACCTGGATAAAGCGATTAAGTCAGCAGATGTGATTAATATATTGCGTATCCAGCTTGAACGGCAGAAAGAAAATTTGTTCCCGTCAATCCGTGAGTACAGTTTATTGTATGGTATTGATGAGGAACGGTTGGCGTTAGCTAAGAATGACGTTATTATTATGCATCCCGGCCCAATGAACCGCGGGATTGAGATAACGTCAGATGTTGCGGATGGTGTAAATTCTGTTATTTACGAACAAGTGACTAACGGTATAGCGGTACGTATGGCAGTACTGTTCCTTCTTGCTGGAGGGGAAACTGCTACCGCGGATGTTGTAGAGTAAATCGAAGGGTTAATTTATGAATAATGATATATTACTGAAAAACGGTACGGTGGTAGATCCGGTTAACCGCGTTAACGCGAAACTTGATGTTTATATCTCCGGCGGGAAAGTTAAGAAAGTTGGGAAGTCAATCTCCGTGCCTCCGGGTGATACAACAACAGTTATTGATATTACCGGCAAAATAGTTATCCCCGGCCTAGTTGATATGCACACGCATTTGCGTGAACCCGGAGAAGAGGATGAGGAAACTATTAAGTCCGGAACACGCGCAGCTGCAGCTGGTGGTGTGACAACCGTGTGTTGTATGCCAAACACGCATCCTGTTACTGATAACCAGGCGGCAGTAGAGTTTATACTTCTCAAAGCTAAGAATGAAGGCGTGGTGAATGTTCATCCTATTGGCGCGGTGACTAAGAAACAGGAAGGTATAGAGATCGCGGAAATCGGTGAACTAAAAAAAGTCGGGGTGGTTGCAATTTCGGATGACGGGCATTCAATCATGAACGCACAGGTTATGCGCCGTGCGTTGGAGTACGCAAAAATGTTTGGGTTGCCCTTGATTGCGCATTGCGAGGATATTGATCTTAGTGTTGATGGTGTGATGAATGAAGGGTTTACCTCCACAAAACTTGGGCTTAAGGGTATACCAAGCGAAGCTGAGGAAGTAATGGTTTCCCGTGACCTTATGCTCGCGGAACTAACTACCGGTATACTGCATATCGCGCATGTAAGTACCGCAGGGTCGGTTGAGCTTATACGCCAGGCGAAACGGCGCGGGGTGAAAGTAACAGCAGAAACTGCACCGCATTATTTTACGCTTACCGACGAGATTGTTGAGAAGTATGATGCAAACGCTAAGATGAACCCTCCACTGCGTACCGCCGCGGATGTTGCAGCAATAAAAAAAGGTATTGCGGATGGAACGATAGACTGTATCGCAAGTGATCATGCGCCGCATACTGATGAAGAGAAGAATAAAGAGTTTGGGTACGCACCGTTTGGGATTATTGGATTGGAAACAATACTGCCGTTGACTATAACGTATCTTGTGAAAACTAAGGTGTTATCTTTATCCGATGCTGTGAAGAAGCTGGCAGTAAATCCATCAAAAATACTTGGGCTTAACCGCGGAAACATTAAGCCTGGAAGCGTAGCGGATATTACAGTTATTGATATCAATACTTACCGTAAAGTAGATAAAAAGTTTGTATCACAGAGCGCGAACTCGCCGTTCGTCGGGTTCAACCTTACTGGCTATCCCGTACTTACCATCGTTAACGGGAAGATTGTGTATCAGTACAAGAAGTGATACTGCCTGAATCGTTAACCCCAAACCTTGTCGCGCCCTGCGGGATGAATTGCGGGATTTGTCTTAACATGTTCAGGGACGGTAAGTGTGAAGGTTGTAACGGTGATGAACGTTTAAAAACTCCGGCTTGCGCACGCTGCAGGATAAAAAAATGCGGGAAACTTAAAGTAACTAAATCAGGGTTTTGTTATGAATGCAATATATACCCTTGTGCACGGGTACAGCATTTGGATAAACGGTATCGCACAAAGTACGGGATGAGTATGATTGATAATCTTAGTTACATAAAAAA
It includes:
- a CDS encoding Tat pathway signal protein, with product CNMLIIDVGDAVKYESHPEISVPGAWDKKKVKAELKKIRELGMMPIPKLNFSAMHDPWLGQYSYMLSTDIYYKVTRDLIDECCSLFGKPKYFHLGMDEENMSNQRFLRHVLIRQYNLWWKDLYHLQKCVEDNNSRAWVWSDYLWDHPDWFLKKMPKDILQSNWYYRNKFSDDILGVKSYRTLEEHGYDQVPTGSNYSCPENMEMTAEYCSKIISPERLKGFMQTPWHPTLKHEKNHLEAAAVLLGKAKNIVEGK
- a CDS encoding Tat pathway signal protein gives rise to the protein MIWSYLIHLSFNMWVDWNNPDFQRPHISKENKFRTDEKTWDATVEALAKNGCNMLLIDVGDGVKLESHPEIAIRGAWSIDKFKKKIDAIRALGITPIPKLNFSATHDAWMGKYAHMVSSDIYYKVVSEIIEEVGDIFGQPEYFHLGMDEETLAHQKYQEFIVIRQFGLWWKDLYFYIDCAERTGARAWVWSDYIWKHPEMFVNKMPKSVLQNNWYYSLYFDVNTAPEPYRTYVAAYKKLEDAGYEHVAAGSNYYNDTNMQMTVEYCAKNLNQGLLKGFMQTPWRPTLPEVKDKLISAADQLGAAKKWYESNVK
- the purE gene encoding 5-(carboxyamino)imidazole ribonucleotide mutase translates to MENVRVVIILGSDSDLKIAADATATLEQFGIPNYITIASAHRTPARVVELIQKYETSGAKVFIAIAGQAAHLPGVIASYTTLPVIGVPIKSAAVEGLDALLSIVQMPAGIPVATVGINNAKNAALLAVSILAVDDKKLAIKLADYRKKIGKQVEEKAINLDKLGYVKYIKSQVKK
- the pyrR gene encoding bifunctional pyr operon transcriptional regulator/uracil phosphoribosyltransferase PyrR; its protein translation is MNTQTTLVMKKKEIQRSIRRLANEIIENNGELSTLVIIGIRTRGEYIGRRIVEEIRKIEEINVPFGIMDITFYRDDVLGKLNKISEHPVVKGTDIMFDITKRTVVLVDDVLYTGRSVRAALDCLTDLGRPKRVQLAVLIDRGHRELPIQADFVGKVVQTKEQNEYVSVKLAEVDGVDKVELISGKK
- a CDS encoding aspartate carbamoyltransferase catalytic subunit, producing MVRLISKDLLGLEYLSKQEIELILDTAKPFKEIFTRSIKKVPTLRGKTIVLLFYEASTRTRTSFELAAKRLSADTVNIAVATSSVVKGESLVDTGKTLEAMKADFVVIRHGMSGAPHLLGRTIKASVINAGDGWHEHPTQGLLDIFTIREKMGSVKGKKVVLVGDILHSRVARSNIWGLTKLGARITVCGPSTLIPGYVEQINGVEVEYNLDKAIKSADVINILRIQLERQKENLFPSIREYSLLYGIDEERLALAKNDVIIMHPGPMNRGIEITSDVADGVNSVIYEQVTNGIAVRMAVLFLLAGGETATADVVE
- a CDS encoding dihydroorotase translates to MNNDILLKNGTVVDPVNRVNAKLDVYISGGKVKKVGKSISVPPGDTTTVIDITGKIVIPGLVDMHTHLREPGEEDEETIKSGTRAAAAGGVTTVCCMPNTHPVTDNQAAVEFILLKAKNEGVVNVHPIGAVTKKQEGIEIAEIGELKKVGVVAISDDGHSIMNAQVMRRALEYAKMFGLPLIAHCEDIDLSVDGVMNEGFTSTKLGLKGIPSEAEEVMVSRDLMLAELTTGILHIAHVSTAGSVELIRQAKRRGVKVTAETAPHYFTLTDEIVEKYDANAKMNPPLRTAADVAAIKKGIADGTIDCIASDHAPHTDEEKNKEFGYAPFGIIGLETILPLTITYLVKTKVLSLSDAVKKLAVNPSKILGLNRGNIKPGSVADITVIDINTYRKVDKKFVSQSANSPFVGFNLTGYPVLTIVNGKIVYQYKK
- a CDS encoding DUF3795 domain-containing protein yields the protein MILPESLTPNLVAPCGMNCGICLNMFRDGKCEGCNGDERLKTPACARCRIKKCGKLKVTKSGFCYECNIYPCARVQHLDKRYRTKYGMSMIDNLSYIKKYGLDKFVRYEKRRWKCPSCGELLCVHRDVCQFCGKKITIRSNLSTD